A genomic stretch from Falco cherrug isolate bFalChe1 chromosome 1, bFalChe1.pri, whole genome shotgun sequence includes:
- the TIMM22 gene encoding mitochondrial import inner membrane translocase subunit Tim22, protein MVAVPPSSAAGGPEPPPPPLQYSLLLQHLVGEQRRPRAWDPAALGGIPSPPKSEEQKMVERAMESCAFKAALACVGGFVLGGAFGVFTAGIDTNVGFDPKDPYRTPTAKEVLKDMGQRGISYAKNFAIVGAMFSCTECVVESYRGKSDWKNSVISGCITGGAIGFRAGLKAGVIGCGGFAAFSAAIDYYLR, encoded by the exons ATGGTGGCGGTGCCGCCGTCCTCCGCTGCGGGCGGCCCGGagcctcccccgccgccgctgcagtacagcctgctgctgcagcacctggtgGGCGAgcagcggcggccccgcgccTGGGACCCGGCTGCCCTCGGCGGCATCCCCAGCCCGCCCAAGAGCGAGGAGCAGAAGATGGTGGAGCGGGCCATGGAGAGCTGCGCCTTCAAGGCGGCGCTGGCCTGCGTGGGAG GATTTGTTCTGGGAGGTGCATTTGGTGTCTTCACAGCTGGCATTGACACTAACGTTGGGTTTGATCCCAAGGATCCCTATCGCACACCAACTGCAAAAGAGGTCCTCAAAGATATGGGGCAGCGAGGCATATCCTATGCAAAGAACTTTGCCATTGTGGGTGCCATGTTCTCCTGCACTGAATGTGTGGTAGAATCT TATCGTGGAAAGTCAGACTGGAAGAATAGTGTTATTAGTGGCTGCATCACAGGAGGAGCAATTGGCTTCAGAG CTGGTTTGAAGGCAGGGGTCATCGGCTGTGGTGGATTTGCCGCTTTCTCCGCTGCAATTGATTACTATCTACGGTAA